The Ptiloglossa arizonensis isolate GNS036 chromosome 9, iyPtiAriz1_principal, whole genome shotgun sequence nucleotide sequence AATTCCATTAGAATTACATtcttatatacataaatatatgtcTTATATCCATAAACATAGGCTTAGACTACTTACATTATTACTTTACAGCACagttatacatataatataaatgCAGTGAGCTAGTCTACCCACTACATTAATGAATTAACTCTACCTTAAACCTAAACATAATATATCTGTAATCACATTAACAGTATAACTTACAATCCTTGATTAAATATCTATTATCCATTCAACTTACAGATAGAGTAGATATAAATAGTACTGCTTCGCATGATCAGAATTCCATTGGTCCGCTGTGTCGACACCGTCGTGTTGGTCAGTGGTGTATTAAACTATACTACGCTATTATGTCGACGCATAATGGATCAAACTATGAAAAAGCAATACAAACGATGAGAAAATAGATGAGAAATCTTCCATTAAAAAATTGGTGCAAATCTTGGTAAAACGATACACTACTATAGGTACATAGTaacgtatataaatatttgtacggcGAATACATCTCTGCCATTACGCTCCTATCACAACACGTAATTCTATTTACTCGCACTCTACTTTTAAGTTGAACGGATAATATAATGAATGTAACATGCAAATTCTTATATgcttatttgtatatattttacattgatAATAATGTAGGCCATCGATAAGAAATTTTAACATGTAGCATAGCACTTTGTGTAAACCAAAATAGTAATATAAAAACATTAATCGCAAAAAAGTTACTGGATTGCATTCTTCTATGTTCTATTCTTCACATATTAGCAAATAAAAATCCAGAAATAATTCACCTATAAAATGTAACCATTTAGCTACATTGTCCATTACGAAGTTACTATATCAACGACCAATCATGTAAGTCTAGAAATTTCGTCGACTTCGTTATAATTACTTTCATAAACTTATACGATCTTGGATATAACCTTAATGTTTATACcggtatataatttttaaaagaagtatTCAAaaagagtatttaaatattataatctctAATACATTTCTTATAGCCTTActagaacaaaaataatgaCCTTGCGAGTGTGAAATGTATTTgtgataatataatatttataggttTAGTGAAATAGTATTGTGTAAAATGAGTCCAATGatagttgtaaataaataaagtagactctaaaaataatattgaaactaTTAAAAAGACACATTGTAGTTGACACCTACATTTGTCGaacagaataaaataaatgtcccCAAAATGTCAGAATTCCAAAATTTAAAAGTTGCCATCAAAAGTTTAAATAAAAGTGTATCGAATTTTCCTGTTGGAGCTGTCTCCATAGACGATTTTACACCTATTGAGGAAAGAATTAGAAATATGCGAGAATCGCTAAAGTTATTAAATGCCAGATTATTAATGTTGAATACGTACTATGAACTTCGTATGTTGTAAAGTTACTATATCTAAAGTAATACTCGTTTATATGGATATAATTTGAATGGTGTTGTTTCAGAAACAACAAATAATGAACCAGAAGAAGATATAGAATGTACGTTAACAAATTTACACGAAGAAACAGCGATGTCTCTGATAACTAACAGAGCAATTAAGTTATGTTTTCACTCCGAAACTACTGAAGCTATTCTAAGAGGCAAAGAAGGTGATCATAATATGCAAAAGTAAGAAGAGTTATACagttaaaaaccaaagaataaTTTAAACTTTGAACTTTTGTCCTGAAACACCGAagcgaagaaattgaaaattttttaaactataTAATATTGAatagttttaatattattttagaaaaatttatacCACTGCGTGTCAATTGTTTAGTCTTAATGACGATACTTTGTTATTACAAAGGACCATGCAAGATGCATTACAAAAGCAGTTGGACTTAAAGATTCAGTGTCAGAATGCGCTATTTGATTATAAAAAATTCTTACAAGTACAAGAGGCACTGCACAACCAAAAATTAAAAGAGTTAAATCCTAGTATAGCAAGGTAAGTGTATATACATAACAATTTGCAAATAATGGTTTTAATTaactttttcttcaatttttttttgttttagtaAAAAAAAGCACACAAAGAAACTCttgctaaaaataaatataatgaaaaaactTATAGTAAATTTAATTGCTGCTTCTAACCAAATGCTATTGACAAAACCAATTCTGATAAAATTACTGGAAAATCATAGAGATTTAATTAGTATGGATATGATATTAAAAATGTTGCAAAACAACACAGAAAATGCAAATAAAAGTACAGAAACCAGTACGTAGATAAAGTTTAAATACTATAATTCTGTATTAACACATTATTTTTGTATGTTGATATTTATTATGCtttaaatgtaataatttttatgCAGAATTCAAATTAACAAtagcaatatttttaattttaacgtaCTTAACTCAAAGTAAGAagttgtatataattttatattaaattaattttatacaatgaAAGTTTGTAATCATCTTTTGtacataagaaaaaaaaatgatataagAATTTGACATCGTGAAACTCTGTTATTATCTTCtctgaattcttttttttttttttttttatttaaaattgctGTTTctgcaataaaatttatttcttttggtACGTCAACGactaaatttgtacaaaatatttaaaaaataactttAAGACAAATCGCAGTGACATTTTGTGGAAATTATGTAGAGAAAGAGATATTTTGCAACAAAATAAAAGACTTGAAAACCAGATTTTTTGTATTTCCTCTATTTACTGCATGTTAATATAACCTGAAATTTTGGGAACAATTTTTCTGAAACATACGTAGAAAAAGAAGACAAAACAAGCTTGAAAGGTAAAGGTATAACCAAAGTTGCGTAAATCAAAATGGAAACATACAAGACATTCAGGTAGTACTCTTCTCTTGTTTTTCTAAGTGCACAGGCACAACACATATTTACAGAAAAAGATTTCCGCGCACTTTCAATGTCTTTTTCAGTTCTATTTAAAGCAGTTTTATGAGACGGTtttctttatatatacatatatataaagaaGCATCATTCTTATGACgaatttatatatacacatatataaagTCGTTAAATAACAGTTTGTAAGCCAGTGATTACAAGTTAAAAGATAGGATTTCAATCACAGCTTACAAGTACGATAGAAATGTAGTATATATAGGGGAGAGAGGTGCACATTTGTTGACAAAACTAATGAAAACCTTGTTTCATTTCATAAGTCGTATTACGTTGTTTATGTTACGCGAATTCAACGCATTTAATTTGTTATGGTCCGGCGTGATTTTTCAGTCTCGTGTTTTTCATCATGATGCAAACCGCTCTCCGCCTTCGTAGTCCTTACGCTTGTATTCGTAAACACAGAATCGATCGGAATAGTACtcaaacaaatttaatttctatgtaCATTAATTTCTTCGTCTTTAACAGTTCGTTAGATTATGGGTTTCACAAGTGGAAAGAAAACGAATCCACTAATTATAACAAAAAAGCACGTTAAAAGTGAACAATTTCGTTCTCGTTAATATAGTATATCCTCGCAAAAACTTCGGACATCTGTCTGTTTGTGTTTGTAGACATGTACGAAATGGACAAAACACTCGAAGCATATTGGACACCGTTAAATTGTCTCTATAAATTAGCAAGTAGAATAATTACGATCTCATGCTTCTTTGTCCGATTTCGCCGTAAAGAACACACCCACTTTCTCACTGGCATCGTTACGATTACGTGGTAATAAAATTAGTCGGTCGCTGCCGTTGGTGCAACAGTATTGATTACTGTAGTAACAACGTAGCTTATTAATCGCCATTATTGATATAGTTTTATGTATATGAATACGTATATATAATTTGAAGCTGATACAATCTCCCTGACATATTTGTCATTTCATTATTTGCTaactcttcgtgtctccgtgtgcgtacttctgtccattccaataattcctatttacaaaaattaatcgatatccGATTTTGTTTCTGTTGCACATAGCACAAGGTCTCGTCACTATATCGATAAACTTGTCAAAATGTCTATAACGTCATCAAACACACTCATTATACATGGGCACACTATCGTAATGCACGTGAGCTGCCAATTCCATATAAGTGGCAAAAAATCATTGAACACAAGCTACGTAAAATCCTTTAGCAACGAATACATGCTagaaaaaacaataataataataataataataataataatagtaataatagtaatagtaataataatagtaatagtagtaataataataataatcaaaatttgcacattaATCGCATATCTAAATCACGTTCGTAGAGTAACGTTATCGCGCGAAAAATTCACTATAAAAGCACGACACAGCAGTTATAGTTTGAATGCATTTTTAATAAGTGTTGCCAACATTCAGAAGCAGACAcattcaaaaaatcaaaattcaatGACATGTTCCTTGCTTTACAATAAAAACGAGCTGAAGATACACTGGAGCAGCTAAGATATTATCCATGCATATAGAATGTGCAAAGAAGATAGACAGAGACGAaaggaacaattaaaaaaacaGACGGTTATTACAATCGtcgtaaacgaaaaaaaaaaagaaaaaaaaacaatcatcgGTAGATCAATTTTTCATAATACAAATGACATAATCCGCAGCAATATAAAACGAAAGCAAATATCTTCTATGCATTACTTTGCGTTCGATTCTAGTCTTGCGAAGACTTAATCGCCTATCGCCGTACTCGCGattgagaaacgaacgatcgtttctttttttacaactTATTGAGAGCAAGGAAATGAAAGACACATATACGCATACGTTGATCTTGGTCCGATCTATTCGCACcaatttacaaatatacaaataatcgCTTTCGAACTAAATCACCGTGTTTCATCGATAAATGGATAACCTCGCCATTAGGACGAGCGTAACAGCCTTTCTGTACGGAGTACATACAAGAatgaataagaaaaagaaaaaaaaaaacaaataaaaataaaattgaagatcAAGAATGAAGGGATCCTAGATCGTATAGGGGAACGTTCCTTCCTTTTTGTTCACTCACAACCATACTTAACCAGCAGTCAGTCGTGttgtatttaaaaatcgatGACGCTTGAAAAATCGACTAAAAAAACTACAAGCTAAATTGCAACATAGTTGCAACATAATCGCGCCGACAATTTGTGGCAGGGTAGAGATATAAATACAGAGGCTCTCGTGTTCATAAAATTCACTCACCAccatctctcgctcgctcgatcactccgtctctttctctcttcatgGAGATACTGTTCCTTAAATTTGGAATTCATGAAGTAATATAAATCCTAATCACGGAATTGTTTGTGTACGCGTGTGCCTCTTTAagaggtatgtgtacgtttgtaTGCATACGTATACGTgtgtgtacgtacgtatgtatgtatgtatgtatgtatgtatgtatgtacgtgttATGTGTGTGAACGTGTGTATATGTTATCCGTCAAGAGATCATGCTTACAGACGAGATATCGTcgacaaaaataagaaaacttaAGGGACATTAGCTTAAGCATTCGAGTAACATAAAAGATTCATACATTTTTTCGCGCGAACACACGTACACCGGAGGACGACGCGGTCCTTCCGCTTTTGTCCTTCCCTTTCTCTCGTTCCTGTCACTCTATCGTTTCGGTCGTTTTTCTTCCGCTTTCTCTCCGATTCACATTCCCGCGGTCCATTCTCTCTTCTACACTTTCGCGCTTCTCATTCTCCTCTTCTCACCACTGTAATACAAACGTAACGTCCGATTGTTTGACGATTACTTGCGCTGGCAAGCTTACAAAAGGAACAATACTCTCGGTGCGTATCCAGTGGGAAGATACAGGTATAACGAGAGAGGAAATTCACAGAGTTAATGGTTTAGCTCTTATCTCTGTTTAAGCGTATTACATAAAGACATCCGACGGCTGATAATTAGCGTGTCGTTTACAGACGAAGAAGCGCGCGACACGCTTAATGCACGTTTCACCGAATCCGTGATACGCTGTCTAAGTACATCAGATCGTTTCGTCGTCGGATGTGCTTGGTCATTTAAATAGTGGATACAACGTGTACGGGCATTCACGGTACGCTAACACGGTACATTGGTATGCCTCGGGAGTACGCAATCGTTGGCCAGACTAGTAGAAGTTCGGACCTTCGGACACGACAAAGTCAACGCTCACCGTCTCCGATGCACAAACGTGTCGATCTGTCGTTTACACCGCCCCTTAATATACTCCTGCAAGAAGAAAAACATCTACGCTTACTAGCCGATTAAACACGTACGCTTCTCGGGTCGACCCGTTCGTTCATTTTGTTACAAATTCGTGGTCAGAGATCGGAGTTCCCACCGAGTGGTCGAGATTTTATTCTAGGATGAAAGAACTATCACACATCGACTAACGTTTATAATCTGTTacgtcactttttttttttttatcaggcAACGATTATCTAACAAGACGCAACGACATCGCCGCGACAGTTTTTTCATTCGTTATCGTCATTGCCCTTTATCAGTCTAACGATAGCATATTTACTCCTGCAACTACTGATATACTTATGGCGATACATGCATTTACTTTCGAATAGTAACTTTCTTGTACAcctatgcgtaatacgttattggtAATATTTAGAGATATGGACATGTTTATCTATCGCTCTCTGTGTGTATCTTCTCTCTTCGTGTAAACActacaacgaagaacgaaaggacGTTTTGTGAAAACTTGGCATAGTTGTGTGCATAACTTCAACACCACTGGGGAATTCTTTATCTTAATATCTACGTCGTGTATGTTGTAATACGtatcaataggaaattcgatcTATTTTCGAAACACGAGGAAATTAAGGTGTATTGAAAAATCACTTTACTCTTGATCAGTCTGCAAACGAACGAACAGAACACGGGCTCGAATTCACCGACGAAAAATATGAACGAGTCGAGTGAAATGATTCATCTAAATGTCTAACTTTCGTCACATTTGGGACGCGGGGACGATATTGCAAATTTGTAACAAAACGTCGTATCGTCGACACACCGAACGCTCTTACTTGATCGTTTAATCGGCAGCTGACGAGATCCTTTTCTCCTTTGCCACCAGCTTTGCGCGCATACTCGCGTTAAGTATCTCTTCATTGCTTGAATGCATTTCGAGAACATCGATAGGGATTTCTATACTTATATATCACTTCGTAACGCTCTTCTTCTCGTAACTTCGTGGaaataacgtattaaataagTCCTCGACAAAGTTCTCCACAAAGTAAGATCACAGTACTGCATTCAGTATCGCGttcatttttacatatttttcgttcgttattgATTTTTGACTCGGATCCAATGTTATTTACGTCGATCTGGCATTTCGTTCGAAGGAAATTCTGTTTGTTTGCTTGTTTATTTGTTTGCAGCGTCAAACAAAGACGGTAAAAGTTTTCATTGTTTTAAAATCAGTGCTATATTGATGTATAATCAATTACAGGCATACTTTGGTTctctatttgttacatttttagTTAGCTGTGTTCGTTAACACACGTGTTCcacgaataaaaacaaaatttgttcgatACTAGCAGGTTCACTCATAGACGATAATTTAGACTCGAGAAAACCTATTCTTTCCTCGAATCCTCGCGTTTGGTAGAACACGAATCGGGTGTATCGATATACATGTGTATAATTTGCCGACATCTACGTCGGACTATGAAATTTTCATGGTAGACGATTAGAATCTACAGACAAAAACTCTTACGTGTTCTTTTATTCCCTTTCGATATGTTATGTAAAGTGTAGTTTGAATTCTGCGATGTATTACGCTTTTCGCGCGACAATATCGCGGAAGGCATGAAACCGAAATCGATCTCCCTTgaatcgtttttttcttttttctttttatctcctCCCTGACTACTGACTGAAAATTCGAACGTCCGCTTCGAAGCGATACGAAGCTCGCGGCACGATACACGATTAACTGAAACGTCGCGCGCCCGATTAAAGAAGTATACGGTTAAGCCCCCGtagcaaaacattttttttttttttttttttttttttgatacatTATGTACAGTGCAGTGA carries:
- the LOC143151773 gene encoding uncharacterized protein LOC143151773 isoform X2, whose protein sequence is MSEFQNLKVAIKSLNKSVSNFPVGAVSIDDFTPIEERIRNMRESLKLLNARLLMLNTYYELQTTNNEPEEDIECTLTNLHEETAMSLITNRAIKLCFHSETTEAILRGKEGDHNMQKTMQDALQKQLDLKIQCQNALFDYKKFLQVQEALHNQKLKELNPSIASKKKHTKKLLLKINIMKKLIVNLIAASNQMLLTKPILIKLLENHRDLISMDMILKMLQNNTENANKSTETST
- the LOC143151773 gene encoding uncharacterized protein LOC143151773 isoform X1 encodes the protein MSEFQNLKVAIKSLNKSVSNFPVGAVSIDDFTPIEERIRNMRESLKLLNARLLMLNTYYELQTTNNEPEEDIECTLTNLHEETAMSLITNRAIKLCFHSETTEAILRGKEGDHNMQKKIYTTACQLFSLNDDTLLLQRTMQDALQKQLDLKIQCQNALFDYKKFLQVQEALHNQKLKELNPSIASKKKHTKKLLLKINIMKKLIVNLIAASNQMLLTKPILIKLLENHRDLISMDMILKMLQNNTENANKSTETST